In Lates calcarifer isolate ASB-BC8 linkage group LG4, TLL_Latcal_v3, whole genome shotgun sequence, a genomic segment contains:
- the LOC108883842 gene encoding SUN domain-containing ossification factor isoform X2, protein MKMTPMLWRVVSVWLCVSVVCWHLSRHVCCTESHEEAQRLVSPQDISSEEESEEKSPHHKGEESWVLPSQSLSQNELFLGDNQQEERTRQDVDKKEQYSEAFEVEEPTIETEVEVDKEISQSEPEPEPSSENQRHETSVIQDQDSAALPISGYAAELKDNPSILNLQDNIPNSLSDDASDVAAPEVLESDLPPTDCEEEENNPYDNESPPMVLENTSNAHTAGTKTHTDPPLSTLAGHGTQPLEVNTSHTLRAEQDQSPPGTADTDSSTSSKDPEDIPTFDEWKRKMMEVEKEKTQSTHTLNNGGSHTVKKVQKNFNNYASVECGAKILGANPEAKSTSAILKENMDLYMLNPCSNKIWFIIELCEPIQVKQLDIANFELFSSTPKDFLVSISDRYPTNKWLKLGTFHARDERTVQSFPLDEHLYAKYVKMFTKYIKVELVSHFGSEHFCPLSLIRVFGTSMVEEYEEIADPAERPDDQDDDLDYPPGYAPGEVKLSKNLIGSAKDVILNMVSNIAVNVLGGGPEMQGNISSHEENMTEPSAQIETTTQTTTTDLVPDNEEVEIPPDGDIPAPAVPSSETPVSETPDTDTSKQELPPVEEKIIIPLEKDEEEPISSTITLLEKEEELDEEKEKRDHHEQQENRNDCALLPSFSSSCSCAASLQEYIHRQCSALLSKKRKCQTTDRKQMIPPIQTPTWHQPVSPSACPEPQLHHSEIHQLHEKEQASVQEPENGASPSEAPQPPGNTVESQKESMPKPPVLEPSQTSGLPKPSATDSSAAKPTPIVEIPQLSSEETAKELRPEKSLDVLAIEKHTEPSEYLSSSNYVKPSVSATVDDASVEPTEEKPNIDVSQLEINAPVQTPDKTDQSQVLLPTTSVQLEHHPDPPALSETTTAYTELSHPPPDTVTELEPSGGPPAITETKTEDLTEDISTSSGGNGQLPRPSSPAPPSPTSPSLSDIYAETPNGTEQNGNPVHSSSQKESVFMRLNNRIKALEMNMSLSGRYLEQLSQRYRKQMEEMQKAFNKTIIKLQNTSRVAEEQDLRQTESIQMLQGQLENVTQLVLNLSVRVSQLQNEVSDRQYYLLLSLVLCLCLGLLVCANRCRISTIPPVTEPEPPIPKSYTYCCPERQFSSCDDMGLKRSASYPLIHSESFQLATTEDPEMLHPEETQSLCPANRKRRRRKMKPIEKVETLKPSFHAAPELSNGAVVCNGVPVITNPTPLTKRLLQPAFRDSPSEGSSEGSSHSDDPSFCGITTACSRICDGLPPPKTRAEKRALRRRRPKPSCAVVDLLQAPKRDKSEPLPISTIQDIMSRKTEQSSGTFGVNVALSGPV, encoded by the exons GCACCTTAGTCGCCATGTTTGTTGCACAGAGTCGCACGAAGAGGCCCAGAGGCTCGTGTCCCCACAGGACATCAGTTCGGAGGAAGAGTCAGAGGAAAAGTCTCCTCATCACAAG GGTGAGGAGAGCTGGGTCTTACCTTCTCAGTCCTTGTCTCAAAATGAGCTGTTTTTGGGGGATAATCAACAGGAAGAACGGACAAGACAGGATGTGGATAAAAAGGAACAATATTCTGAG GCCTTTGAAGTGGAAGAGCCCACTATAGAGACAGAAGTGGAGGTAGACAAGGAAATTTCGCAGTctgagccagaacctgagcCAAGCTCAGAAAATCAACGTCACGAAACTTCTGTCATTCAAGATCAGGATTCAGCTGCTCTCCCCATCTCTGGTTATGCTGCAGAGCTTAAAGACAATCCCAGCATCCTCAACCTTCAGGACAACATCCCAAATAG CCTTTCAGATGATGCGTCTGATGTAGCTGCACCTGAAGTCCTTGAATCTGACCTCCCTCCTACTGactgtgaagaagaagaaaacaaccCATATGATAATGAAAG TCCTCCTATGGTTCTGGAGAACACTTCAAATGCTCACACTGCAGGTACAAAAACCCACACAGACCCTCCTCTGTCTACTCTAGCCGGTCACGGCACACAGCCTCTGGAGGTCAACACATCACACACGCTGAGAGCAGAGCAG GACCAGAGTCCCCCTGGTACTGCAGACACAGATTCCAGCACGAGCAGCAAAGACCCCGAGGACATCCCCACTTTTGACGAGTGGAAGCGGAAGAtgatggaggtggagaaagagaaga cTCAATCTACTCATACCTTGAACAATGGGGGTTCTCATACAGTGAAGAAGGTCCAGAAGAACTTCAATAACTACGCTTCAGTAGAATGTGGAGCCAAGATCCTTGGTGCTAACCCAGAAGCTAAG AGCACTTCAGCCATATTGAAGGAGAACATGGACTTGTACATGCTAAACCCCTGTAGTAATAAAATCTG GTTCATCATTGAGCTCTGTGAGCCCATCCAGGTGAAGCAGTTGGATATTGCTAACTTTGAACTCTTTTCCTCTACTCCCAAAGACTTCCTGGTCTCCATCAGTGATAG ATACCCAACAAATAAATGGTTGAAGCTGGGAACTTTTCATGCCAGGGATGAACGCACAGTCCAGAGCTTCCCATTGGATGAGCATCTTTATGCTAAATATGTGAAG ATGTTCACCAAGTACATAAAG gTAGAGCTGGTCTCTCACTTTGGCTCTGAACATTTCTGTCCCCTCAGTCTCATAAG GGTGTTTGGCACGAGCATGGTAGAGGAGTACGAGGAGATAGCTGATCCCGCAGAAAGACCAGATGATCAGGATGATGACTTGG ATTATCCTCCTGGATATGCACCTGGTGAAGTCAAGTTATCCAAGAATCTGATTGGATCAGCAAAGG atGTCATTTTGAACATGGTCAGTAATATTGCTGTGAATGTTCTTGGTGGAGGCCCAGAGATGCAAG gCAATATTTCATCCCATGAGGAGAACATGACTGAGCCATCAGCGCAGATTGAAACCACCACCCAGACTACCACTACAGATCTTGT TCCAGACAATGAAGAGGTGGAAATCCCACCAGACGGTGATATTCCTGCACCTGCAGTCCCCTCCTCAGAGACCCCTGTGTCAGAGACACCTGATACTGATACTAGCAAACAAGAGCTCCCCccagtggaggaaaaaataattattcctttagagaaagatgaggaagaACCTATCAGCTCTACAATCACCCTTttggaaaaagaggaggagctggatgaagaaaaagagaaaagggatcATCATGAACAACAAGAAAATCGAAATGACTGTGCACTACttccttcattttcttcctcatgCTCTTGCGCAGCTTCTCTCCAGGAATATATCCATCGCCAGTGTTCAGCCCTGTTGTCCAAAAAGAGGAAATGCCAAACAACGGACAGAAAGCAAATGATTCCTCCTATCCAAACACCCACTTGGCACCAACCTGTGTCCCCCTCCGCCTGCCCTGAACCTCAGCTGCACCACAGTGAGATACATCAGCTCCATGAAAAAGAACAAGCTTCTGTGCAGGAGCCAGAGAATGGAGCCAGCCCATCAGAAGCACCACAGCCTCCAGGGAACACAGTAGAATCTCAAAAAGAGTCTATGCCCAAACCTCCTGTGCTGGAGCCCAGTCAAACCTCGGGCCTCCCAAAACCCAGTGCCACCGATTCATCTGCTGCCAAACCTACTCCTATTGTGGAGATACCACAGCTGTCTTCTGAGGAGACCGCAAAGGAGCTAAGGCCAGAGAAGAGCCTGGACGTGCTGGCTATAGAGAAGCACACCGAGCCCTCAGAGTATCTCAGTAGCTCCAACTATGTGAAACCCAGCGTCAGTGCCACAGTGGACGATGCCTCAGTGGAACCAACTGAGGAGAAGCCTAACATTGATGTTTCTCAACTGGAAATAAATGCCCCTGTCCAAACCCCAGATAAGACAGATCAGTCTCAGGTTCTCCTTCCTACCACTTCTGTTCAGTTAGAACATCACCCTGACCCACCAGCTCTATCTGAAACTACCACTGCTTACACCGAGCTGTCCCACCCTCCTCCGGACACTGTCACAGAGCTTGAGCCCTCTGGTGGCCCCCCAGCCATcacagaaactaaaacagagGATCTCACCGAAGACATCTCCACATCATCAGGTGGCAACGGACAGCTGCCCCGCCcctcttctccagctcctccctcACCTACCTCACCGTCCCTCTCAGACATTTATGCAGAGACACCCAATGGCACAGAGCAGAATGGCAACCCAGTGCACAGCTCCAGCCAGAAGGAGTCTGTGTTCATGAGACTCAACAACCGCATCAAGGCCCTGGAGATGAACATGTCACTCAGCGGACGCTACCTGGAGCAGCTTAGTCAGAG GTATCGAAAGCAGATGGAGGAGATGCAGAAGGCTTTCAACAAAACCATCATTAAACTCCAGAACACCTCTAGAGTAGCAGAGGAGCAG GACCTGCGTCAGACTGAGTCCATTCAGATGCTGCAGGGTCAGCTGGAGAATGTGACTCAGCTGGTTCTCAACCTGTCTGTCAGAGTCAGCCAGCTGCAGAATGAG GTGTCTGACAGGCAGTActacctgctgctgtctctggtgttgtgtctgtgtctcgGCCTGTTGGTGTGTGCCAACCGCTGCCGCATCTCCACTATACCTCCAGTCACAGAACCAGAGCCACCCATACCCAAGAGCTACACCTACTGCTGTCCTGAGAG GCAGTTCTCTTCCTGTGATGACATGGGCTTGAAGAGGAGCGCATCTTATCCACTCATACACTCTGAGTCATTCCAGTTAGCCACCACTGAAG ACCCAGAGATGCTGCAtccagaggagacacagagtcTGTGTCCTGCTAACAGAAAG AGGAGACGTCGTAAGATGAAACCCATTGAGAAAGTAGAGACTCTGAAACCCTCTTTTCATGCTGCTCCAGAACTGAGTAACGGAGCTGTTGTATGTAACGGTGTGCCTGTCATCACAAACCCTACTCCCCTTACAAAAAGGTTACTTCAACCTGCCTTTAGAGACTCACCATCAGAGGGCAGCTCAGAGGGATCTTCACATTCTGATGACCCCTCCTTCTGTGGCATCACCACAGCCTGCTCTCGAATCTGTGACGGCCTCCCTCCACCCAAGACACGGGCAGAGAAACGGGCATTAAGACGCCGGCGTCCCAAGCCCAGCTGTGCGGTGGTGGACTTGCTTCAAGCCCCAAAGAGGGACAAGAGTGAACCACTGCCCATCTCTACCATACAGGACATCATGAGCAGGAAAACAGAGCAAAGCTCTGGGACGTTTGGAGTAAATGTTGCCCTCTCAGGTCCTGTCtaa
- the LOC108883842 gene encoding SUN domain-containing ossification factor isoform X3: protein MKMTPMLWRVVSVWLCVSVVCWHLSRHVCCTESHEEAQRLVSPQDISSEEESEEKSPHHKGEESWVLPSQSLSQNELFLGDNQQEERTRQDVDKKEQYSEAFEVEEPTIETEVEVDKEISQSEPEPEPSSENQRHETSVIQDQDSAALPISGYAAELKDNPSILNLQDNIPNSLSDDASDVAAPEVLESDLPPTDCEEEENNPYDNESSPPMVLENTSNAHTAGTKTHTDPPLSTLAGHGTQPLEVNTSHTLRAEQDQSPPGTADTDSSTSSKDPEDIPTFDEWKRKMMEVEKEKTQSTHTLNNGGSHTVKKVQKNFNNYASVECGAKILGANPEAKSTSAILKENMDLYMLNPCSNKIWFIIELCEPIQVKQLDIANFELFSSTPKDFLVSISDRYPTNKWLKLGTFHARDERTVQSFPLDEHLYAKYVKVELVSHFGSEHFCPLSLIRVFGTSMVEEYEEIADPAERPDDQDDDLDYPPGYAPGEVKLSKNLIGSAKDVILNMVSNIAVNVLGGGPEMQGNISSHEENMTEPSAQIETTTQTTTTDLVPDNEEVEIPPDGDIPAPAVPSSETPVSETPDTDTSKQELPPVEEKIIIPLEKDEEEPISSTITLLEKEEELDEEKEKRDHHEQQENRNDCALLPSFSSSCSCAASLQEYIHRQCSALLSKKRKCQTTDRKQMIPPIQTPTWHQPVSPSACPEPQLHHSEIHQLHEKEQASVQEPENGASPSEAPQPPGNTVESQKESMPKPPVLEPSQTSGLPKPSATDSSAAKPTPIVEIPQLSSEETAKELRPEKSLDVLAIEKHTEPSEYLSSSNYVKPSVSATVDDASVEPTEEKPNIDVSQLEINAPVQTPDKTDQSQVLLPTTSVQLEHHPDPPALSETTTAYTELSHPPPDTVTELEPSGGPPAITETKTEDLTEDISTSSGGNGQLPRPSSPAPPSPTSPSLSDIYAETPNGTEQNGNPVHSSSQKESVFMRLNNRIKALEMNMSLSGRYLEQLSQRYRKQMEEMQKAFNKTIIKLQNTSRVAEEQDLRQTESIQMLQGQLENVTQLVLNLSVRVSQLQNEVSDRQYYLLLSLVLCLCLGLLVCANRCRISTIPPVTEPEPPIPKSYTYCCPERQFSSCDDMGLKRSASYPLIHSESFQLATTEDPEMLHPEETQSLCPANRKRRRRKMKPIEKVETLKPSFHAAPELSNGAVVCNGVPVITNPTPLTKRLLQPAFRDSPSEGSSEGSSHSDDPSFCGITTACSRICDGLPPPKTRAEKRALRRRRPKPSCAVVDLLQAPKRDKSEPLPISTIQDIMSRKTEQSSGTFGVNVALSGPV, encoded by the exons GCACCTTAGTCGCCATGTTTGTTGCACAGAGTCGCACGAAGAGGCCCAGAGGCTCGTGTCCCCACAGGACATCAGTTCGGAGGAAGAGTCAGAGGAAAAGTCTCCTCATCACAAG GGTGAGGAGAGCTGGGTCTTACCTTCTCAGTCCTTGTCTCAAAATGAGCTGTTTTTGGGGGATAATCAACAGGAAGAACGGACAAGACAGGATGTGGATAAAAAGGAACAATATTCTGAG GCCTTTGAAGTGGAAGAGCCCACTATAGAGACAGAAGTGGAGGTAGACAAGGAAATTTCGCAGTctgagccagaacctgagcCAAGCTCAGAAAATCAACGTCACGAAACTTCTGTCATTCAAGATCAGGATTCAGCTGCTCTCCCCATCTCTGGTTATGCTGCAGAGCTTAAAGACAATCCCAGCATCCTCAACCTTCAGGACAACATCCCAAATAG CCTTTCAGATGATGCGTCTGATGTAGCTGCACCTGAAGTCCTTGAATCTGACCTCCCTCCTACTGactgtgaagaagaagaaaacaaccCATATGATAATGAAAG CAGTCCTCCTATGGTTCTGGAGAACACTTCAAATGCTCACACTGCAGGTACAAAAACCCACACAGACCCTCCTCTGTCTACTCTAGCCGGTCACGGCACACAGCCTCTGGAGGTCAACACATCACACACGCTGAGAGCAGAGCAG GACCAGAGTCCCCCTGGTACTGCAGACACAGATTCCAGCACGAGCAGCAAAGACCCCGAGGACATCCCCACTTTTGACGAGTGGAAGCGGAAGAtgatggaggtggagaaagagaaga cTCAATCTACTCATACCTTGAACAATGGGGGTTCTCATACAGTGAAGAAGGTCCAGAAGAACTTCAATAACTACGCTTCAGTAGAATGTGGAGCCAAGATCCTTGGTGCTAACCCAGAAGCTAAG AGCACTTCAGCCATATTGAAGGAGAACATGGACTTGTACATGCTAAACCCCTGTAGTAATAAAATCTG GTTCATCATTGAGCTCTGTGAGCCCATCCAGGTGAAGCAGTTGGATATTGCTAACTTTGAACTCTTTTCCTCTACTCCCAAAGACTTCCTGGTCTCCATCAGTGATAG ATACCCAACAAATAAATGGTTGAAGCTGGGAACTTTTCATGCCAGGGATGAACGCACAGTCCAGAGCTTCCCATTGGATGAGCATCTTTATGCTAAATATGTGAAG gTAGAGCTGGTCTCTCACTTTGGCTCTGAACATTTCTGTCCCCTCAGTCTCATAAG GGTGTTTGGCACGAGCATGGTAGAGGAGTACGAGGAGATAGCTGATCCCGCAGAAAGACCAGATGATCAGGATGATGACTTGG ATTATCCTCCTGGATATGCACCTGGTGAAGTCAAGTTATCCAAGAATCTGATTGGATCAGCAAAGG atGTCATTTTGAACATGGTCAGTAATATTGCTGTGAATGTTCTTGGTGGAGGCCCAGAGATGCAAG gCAATATTTCATCCCATGAGGAGAACATGACTGAGCCATCAGCGCAGATTGAAACCACCACCCAGACTACCACTACAGATCTTGT TCCAGACAATGAAGAGGTGGAAATCCCACCAGACGGTGATATTCCTGCACCTGCAGTCCCCTCCTCAGAGACCCCTGTGTCAGAGACACCTGATACTGATACTAGCAAACAAGAGCTCCCCccagtggaggaaaaaataattattcctttagagaaagatgaggaagaACCTATCAGCTCTACAATCACCCTTttggaaaaagaggaggagctggatgaagaaaaagagaaaagggatcATCATGAACAACAAGAAAATCGAAATGACTGTGCACTACttccttcattttcttcctcatgCTCTTGCGCAGCTTCTCTCCAGGAATATATCCATCGCCAGTGTTCAGCCCTGTTGTCCAAAAAGAGGAAATGCCAAACAACGGACAGAAAGCAAATGATTCCTCCTATCCAAACACCCACTTGGCACCAACCTGTGTCCCCCTCCGCCTGCCCTGAACCTCAGCTGCACCACAGTGAGATACATCAGCTCCATGAAAAAGAACAAGCTTCTGTGCAGGAGCCAGAGAATGGAGCCAGCCCATCAGAAGCACCACAGCCTCCAGGGAACACAGTAGAATCTCAAAAAGAGTCTATGCCCAAACCTCCTGTGCTGGAGCCCAGTCAAACCTCGGGCCTCCCAAAACCCAGTGCCACCGATTCATCTGCTGCCAAACCTACTCCTATTGTGGAGATACCACAGCTGTCTTCTGAGGAGACCGCAAAGGAGCTAAGGCCAGAGAAGAGCCTGGACGTGCTGGCTATAGAGAAGCACACCGAGCCCTCAGAGTATCTCAGTAGCTCCAACTATGTGAAACCCAGCGTCAGTGCCACAGTGGACGATGCCTCAGTGGAACCAACTGAGGAGAAGCCTAACATTGATGTTTCTCAACTGGAAATAAATGCCCCTGTCCAAACCCCAGATAAGACAGATCAGTCTCAGGTTCTCCTTCCTACCACTTCTGTTCAGTTAGAACATCACCCTGACCCACCAGCTCTATCTGAAACTACCACTGCTTACACCGAGCTGTCCCACCCTCCTCCGGACACTGTCACAGAGCTTGAGCCCTCTGGTGGCCCCCCAGCCATcacagaaactaaaacagagGATCTCACCGAAGACATCTCCACATCATCAGGTGGCAACGGACAGCTGCCCCGCCcctcttctccagctcctccctcACCTACCTCACCGTCCCTCTCAGACATTTATGCAGAGACACCCAATGGCACAGAGCAGAATGGCAACCCAGTGCACAGCTCCAGCCAGAAGGAGTCTGTGTTCATGAGACTCAACAACCGCATCAAGGCCCTGGAGATGAACATGTCACTCAGCGGACGCTACCTGGAGCAGCTTAGTCAGAG GTATCGAAAGCAGATGGAGGAGATGCAGAAGGCTTTCAACAAAACCATCATTAAACTCCAGAACACCTCTAGAGTAGCAGAGGAGCAG GACCTGCGTCAGACTGAGTCCATTCAGATGCTGCAGGGTCAGCTGGAGAATGTGACTCAGCTGGTTCTCAACCTGTCTGTCAGAGTCAGCCAGCTGCAGAATGAG GTGTCTGACAGGCAGTActacctgctgctgtctctggtgttgtgtctgtgtctcgGCCTGTTGGTGTGTGCCAACCGCTGCCGCATCTCCACTATACCTCCAGTCACAGAACCAGAGCCACCCATACCCAAGAGCTACACCTACTGCTGTCCTGAGAG GCAGTTCTCTTCCTGTGATGACATGGGCTTGAAGAGGAGCGCATCTTATCCACTCATACACTCTGAGTCATTCCAGTTAGCCACCACTGAAG ACCCAGAGATGCTGCAtccagaggagacacagagtcTGTGTCCTGCTAACAGAAAG AGGAGACGTCGTAAGATGAAACCCATTGAGAAAGTAGAGACTCTGAAACCCTCTTTTCATGCTGCTCCAGAACTGAGTAACGGAGCTGTTGTATGTAACGGTGTGCCTGTCATCACAAACCCTACTCCCCTTACAAAAAGGTTACTTCAACCTGCCTTTAGAGACTCACCATCAGAGGGCAGCTCAGAGGGATCTTCACATTCTGATGACCCCTCCTTCTGTGGCATCACCACAGCCTGCTCTCGAATCTGTGACGGCCTCCCTCCACCCAAGACACGGGCAGAGAAACGGGCATTAAGACGCCGGCGTCCCAAGCCCAGCTGTGCGGTGGTGGACTTGCTTCAAGCCCCAAAGAGGGACAAGAGTGAACCACTGCCCATCTCTACCATACAGGACATCATGAGCAGGAAAACAGAGCAAAGCTCTGGGACGTTTGGAGTAAATGTTGCCCTCTCAGGTCCTGTCtaa